Proteins encoded within one genomic window of Petrotoga olearia DSM 13574:
- a CDS encoding alpha/beta hydrolase family protein, with protein sequence MIEKKFLVLILSVMFGFMLAFSEIYQYYFYQNDAEIGDIIVEFDVTNYLGKTTSIFNIGGNTLKFVSETKYDDSWMFQQYSLDIFVDEQKQGTLVSTYNGKRIKNQFNGINLKNYNVENAIILDNNLILDHIFALYYKNLPEGKYSAFVPYLSLNQTTWNNAIVEVEIKYKDPQNFVILSMGLAQNVAFQDGKITKFEIPSQSLEVTMHKKEQKAKDYIEKEVVFESFDSFKLEGSLMIPKEVVKNKKTSAIVLVHGSGSLDRNETMGILTPFLHLSEGLAKEGYIVLKYDKRNFTMAKSGQDFSQVMPEAFIKDAQAAIRYLKTLPEVDKDKIIVIGHSQGASFLPYIIEGEEVFAAIALSPALLEITDQMVYQVEYQIDYYKKQNINNSLDSVIEMLEDILSEGKKVNESMKKGEIDPNELYLDNYRGEFLIQWSELSRNMVEKFVNVDVPLLIINGTKDLKTPYELLKEYEKELKKKNDLEILYIEDMSHELVNFQTLKFEDKVVDQIVLWLESQGL encoded by the coding sequence TTGATTGAGAAGAAGTTTTTGGTGTTAATTTTATCAGTTATGTTTGGCTTTATGCTGGCTTTTTCAGAAATTTATCAGTATTATTTTTATCAAAACGATGCAGAGATTGGAGATATCATCGTAGAGTTTGATGTAACTAATTATTTAGGAAAAACTACTTCTATTTTTAATATAGGTGGAAACACTTTAAAATTTGTTTCAGAAACAAAATATGATGATTCTTGGATGTTTCAACAATATTCATTAGACATTTTTGTTGATGAGCAAAAGCAAGGGACTTTGGTAAGTACATACAATGGAAAAAGGATAAAGAATCAATTCAACGGTATAAATTTAAAAAATTATAACGTAGAAAACGCAATTATTTTAGATAATAACTTAATTTTAGACCATATATTCGCCCTTTATTATAAAAATTTGCCCGAAGGTAAATATTCAGCATTTGTTCCCTATCTATCTCTAAACCAGACAACCTGGAACAATGCAATTGTAGAAGTGGAAATTAAGTATAAAGATCCACAAAATTTTGTAATTTTGTCTATGGGTTTAGCACAGAATGTAGCCTTTCAAGACGGAAAAATCACCAAATTTGAGATACCTTCTCAATCACTTGAGGTAACAATGCACAAGAAAGAGCAAAAGGCGAAAGATTACATAGAAAAAGAGGTTGTTTTTGAAAGCTTTGACAGCTTTAAATTGGAAGGTTCTCTGATGATTCCAAAAGAAGTCGTTAAAAATAAGAAGACAAGTGCGATTGTCTTAGTACATGGTTCAGGTTCACTTGATAGGAATGAAACTATGGGAATACTTACACCATTTTTGCATCTTTCGGAAGGCCTAGCTAAAGAAGGATACATAGTTTTAAAATACGATAAAAGGAATTTCACGATGGCAAAAAGCGGGCAAGATTTTTCACAGGTTATGCCAGAAGCTTTTATCAAAGATGCACAAGCGGCTATAAGATACTTAAAAACTCTACCAGAAGTTGATAAAGATAAAATAATCGTTATTGGTCACAGTCAAGGGGCTTCTTTTTTACCTTATATAATTGAAGGAGAAGAAGTATTCGCAGCCATTGCCCTTTCTCCAGCTTTGCTAGAGATTACAGATCAAATGGTTTACCAAGTAGAATATCAAATAGATTATTATAAAAAACAAAATATCAACAATTCATTAGATAGTGTTATAGAAATGTTGGAAGACATTTTGTCGGAGGGTAAAAAAGTAAACGAAAGTATGAAAAAAGGAGAAATAGACCCAAACGAGCTATATTTAGATAATTATAGAGGAGAATTTTTAATTCAGTGGAGTGAGTTAAGTCGAAATATGGTAGAAAAGTTTGTGAATGTGGATGTTCCGCTATTAATAATCAATGGCACAAAAGATTTGAAGACCCCCTATGAACTCTTAAAAGAATATGAAAAAGAATTGAAAAAGAAAAATGATTTAGAAATACTTTACATCGAAGATATGTCTCACGAGCTTGTCAACTTTCAAACATTAAAATTTGAAGATAAGGTAGTCGATCAAATTGTCTTATGGCTGGAAAGCCAAGGACTTTGA
- a CDS encoding AI-2E family transporter has translation MVKILLSQGGWLSLIYLVVFLLLAHFSPFIIAALILGVFLSMLIEAPQKLFSKFMNSKISAVLSHILVLGLVLYAAITFFPLIISEGRKLFSMLSSLTIPQEEALAQLPEWLVTFINDLNKNLSDFALGLMNQLLSSIPNLITSAIVLVVTTTAIGSLKTITKNNLWKLYPVNDREKGLKFMKDTYSQFERFVHGQFLSAIIVGATIGLMSFLFRIPSAFFLGILAWITNFIPYLGVVISAVPLLMLAFTENGLIGLIIGLAILTGTNQLEMWFLQPKIHSNSLNLHWFVIIISILLFGELFSFLGILIALPIVVYLRNFWEYFVIKIK, from the coding sequence GTCATTAATATATTTAGTTGTATTTTTGCTTTTGGCTCATTTTTCTCCTTTTATTATCGCAGCGCTGATTTTGGGCGTTTTTTTGTCCATGCTCATAGAAGCACCACAAAAGTTATTTTCAAAGTTTATGAATTCTAAAATATCTGCCGTTTTATCACATATACTTGTCTTAGGGTTAGTTTTATATGCAGCCATTACATTTTTCCCCCTTATTATTAGTGAAGGCAGGAAACTATTTTCTATGCTTTCCTCTTTAACGATTCCTCAAGAAGAAGCATTGGCTCAACTACCTGAATGGTTGGTTACTTTTATCAACGATTTGAACAAAAATCTTTCTGATTTTGCCTTAGGCTTGATGAACCAGCTTTTATCATCTATTCCCAATTTGATAACTTCAGCTATTGTTTTAGTCGTAACAACTACGGCAATCGGTTCATTAAAAACAATCACGAAGAATAATTTATGGAAACTTTACCCTGTAAACGACAGAGAAAAAGGTTTGAAGTTTATGAAGGATACTTACTCACAGTTTGAAAGATTTGTACATGGTCAATTTCTGTCAGCTATAATAGTGGGAGCTACCATTGGGTTAATGTCGTTTCTCTTTCGAATACCAAGTGCGTTTTTTTTAGGTATCTTAGCTTGGATCACCAATTTTATACCTTATTTAGGAGTTGTTATATCAGCAGTTCCTTTATTGATGCTAGCTTTCACAGAAAATGGACTAATAGGTCTAATAATAGGACTAGCAATTTTAACCGGTACCAATCAGTTGGAAATGTGGTTCTTACAGCCAAAAATCCACAGTAATTCTCTTAATTTACATTGGTTCGTAATAATAATATCTATACTTTTATTCGGTGAATTATTTAGCTTTTTAGGTATTCTTATTGCTCTTCCTATAGTTGTTTACCTTAGGAACTTTTGGGAATATTTTGTGATAAAAATCAAGTGA
- a CDS encoding peptidase U32 family protein produces the protein MKKVELLSPAGNYEKLETVYHYGADAAYIGGKILNLRAFSKNFEDEELEKAVKLARKLQKKLFVTLNAIPHNSELELLPDYVNYLESLNVDGVIVADLGVFNLVKRNSNLPLIISTQASNTNWASVAMWRDLGAKRAILARELSLNEISEIREKVPDIEIEVFIHGAMCVSISGRCLLSNYLTGRDANRGECTQPCRWKYYLMEEKRPGEYFPVVEDERGTYIMNSKDLCTIDFLDKIIETGVDSLKIEGRIKSSYYAGVTTKVYRQAIDSYYNKEYTKELLDSLKKELESVSHREYTSGFYFHKPDKNSQNYKTSSYVRNYKFVGKIIDKISKDQYIVDVRNKIEKGEELEIVTKKGRNTKVLLDQIVNLEDGCLIGSANPNQKIILKVDNSLDVGDLIRVPNKGGSNQID, from the coding sequence ATGAAAAAAGTTGAATTGTTATCCCCTGCAGGGAACTACGAAAAATTGGAAACTGTGTATCACTATGGTGCCGATGCCGCATATATTGGTGGGAAAATCCTAAATCTAAGGGCATTTTCCAAAAATTTTGAAGATGAAGAATTGGAAAAGGCGGTAAAATTGGCCAGAAAGTTACAAAAAAAGCTTTTTGTAACTCTCAATGCAATACCTCACAATTCTGAATTGGAACTCTTACCTGATTATGTAAATTATTTGGAAAGTTTAAACGTTGATGGGGTAATAGTTGCGGATTTGGGTGTATTTAATCTTGTGAAAAGAAACTCAAACTTACCTTTGATCATTAGCACCCAGGCGAGTAACACCAATTGGGCTAGTGTAGCCATGTGGAGGGATCTAGGAGCGAAGAGGGCTATATTGGCAAGAGAACTTTCATTAAATGAAATATCAGAAATCAGAGAAAAAGTCCCAGATATAGAAATTGAAGTATTCATCCATGGAGCGATGTGTGTATCTATTTCAGGCAGATGTCTATTAAGTAATTACTTAACGGGGCGAGATGCCAACAGAGGGGAATGTACACAGCCATGTAGATGGAAATACTATCTAATGGAAGAAAAAAGACCTGGGGAGTATTTTCCAGTGGTTGAAGATGAAAGAGGAACGTACATTATGAATTCTAAAGACCTTTGCACTATCGATTTTCTTGACAAAATAATCGAAACTGGGGTTGATAGTTTAAAGATAGAAGGAAGGATTAAAAGTAGTTATTATGCTGGAGTAACGACCAAAGTGTACAGACAGGCGATCGATAGTTATTACAATAAAGAATACACAAAGGAACTTCTCGATAGCTTAAAAAAGGAACTTGAAAGTGTCAGCCACAGAGAATACACATCAGGTTTTTATTTTCATAAGCCGGATAAAAACTCCCAAAATTATAAGACTTCTTCTTACGTTAGAAATTACAAATTTGTGGGAAAAATAATCGACAAGATATCTAAAGATCAATATATTGTTGATGTCAGGAATAAGATAGAAAAGGGTGAAGAATTAGAAATTGTAACCAAAAAAGGCAGAAATACTAAAGTATTATTAGATCAAATAGTAAATCTTGAAGATGGTTGTTTAATCGGCAGTGCAAACCCCAATCAAAAAATAATTTTGAAGGTGGATAATTCCCTAGACGTTGGTGACTTGATCCGAGTTCCTAACAAAGGAGGCAGTAATCAAATTGATTGA
- a CDS encoding AEC family transporter — protein MTALINFVIIATIGNLSKRFLPKNTGDILTTLIINFTLPMTVFVGITSSQIDLSKLFFVLIGFLGSLLIFWGGKFLLRTLKIKDVRISTVILLAFCGMNIGLFMYPLAEMLWGIASITYFALYDLGNSFIVFGVGKSVAEGKGGKFHIVDLLEFPPFIALILAFLLNSVALPEFILSPMMVIKDANNFLIMFLVGFYFNIVSLKANSRILTISVTTKYLLGIIVSLSTLLIPVSTELQRISLFLSPLLPSAMMSIVYSVKNNYDSELASSFVSLTTLISFIIVFIVTAIMGF, from the coding sequence GTGACAGCGCTTATAAACTTCGTAATAATAGCAACCATAGGAAATTTATCTAAAAGATTTTTACCAAAAAACACTGGTGATATTCTAACAACTTTGATAATCAATTTTACTCTTCCCATGACTGTATTTGTAGGTATAACTTCGTCTCAAATAGATTTATCTAAATTATTTTTTGTTCTGATAGGCTTTTTAGGTAGTTTGCTGATTTTTTGGGGAGGAAAATTTTTATTAAGAACTTTAAAAATCAAAGATGTGAGAATAAGCACCGTAATACTATTAGCTTTTTGTGGAATGAACATAGGCCTTTTCATGTACCCTTTGGCTGAAATGTTGTGGGGTATTGCATCCATAACCTACTTTGCACTTTACGACTTAGGAAACAGTTTTATAGTATTTGGAGTTGGTAAGTCTGTTGCAGAAGGAAAAGGAGGCAAATTCCATATTGTAGACTTGTTAGAATTTCCTCCTTTTATAGCTTTAATTTTAGCTTTTCTTCTAAACAGCGTTGCTTTGCCCGAATTTATTCTATCCCCCATGATGGTTATAAAAGATGCCAATAACTTTTTGATAATGTTTTTAGTAGGTTTTTATTTCAATATAGTATCTCTAAAAGCCAACAGTAGGATCCTAACAATTTCTGTAACCACAAAGTATTTGTTGGGGATTATAGTTTCATTATCCACTTTACTGATCCCTGTAAGTACAGAATTACAAAGAATTTCTCTTTTTCTTTCGCCGTTGTTACCAAGCGCAATGATGTCGATTGTTTATTCGGTAAAAAACAACTATGACTCCGAACTCGCTAGTAGTTTCGTGAGTCTTACAACCCTTATTTCTTTCATAATTGTATTTATTGTAACCGCGATAATGGGGTTTTGA
- a CDS encoding acetamidase/formamidase family protein, protein MVKIEKENSIFSFSKTNTPVAKVKPKEKICIETKDALSDEIRSENQSFDSINWEKVNPATGPIFIEGAKEGDVLEVNIENIKITRNYGVMLTGKDMGVLGDSFERSFIKIVPIKGNKAFLYNCEIPLKPMIGVIGTAPKEGSIPCGTPGEHGGNMDCNIIGEGSTVYLPVNVDGALFALGDLHAVMGDGEVCVTGVEIPAEVSVLFNIIKDKNWKLPMVKTEKKIYTLASKLSLDEASIEATKNMVHFLSQEYKLSKEKAMFLLSATGNLQICQVVDPLKTVRMELPLELLKQTL, encoded by the coding sequence TTGGTGAAAATAGAAAAAGAAAACTCTATATTTAGTTTTTCTAAAACAAATACTCCCGTAGCTAAAGTTAAACCAAAAGAGAAAATCTGTATAGAGACCAAAGACGCTTTAAGTGATGAAATAAGATCTGAGAACCAGTCTTTCGATTCAATAAACTGGGAAAAAGTTAATCCGGCTACAGGTCCTATTTTCATTGAAGGGGCAAAAGAGGGGGACGTTTTAGAAGTTAATATAGAAAATATAAAAATAACTAGAAATTACGGTGTAATGTTAACGGGCAAAGATATGGGGGTCTTAGGGGATTCTTTTGAACGAAGTTTTATAAAAATAGTACCCATTAAAGGAAACAAAGCTTTTCTTTACAACTGCGAAATTCCTTTAAAACCGATGATAGGGGTTATTGGTACCGCTCCTAAGGAAGGAAGTATCCCTTGTGGTACACCTGGAGAGCATGGTGGAAATATGGACTGTAATATTATAGGAGAAGGATCTACCGTATATCTGCCTGTTAATGTTGATGGAGCATTATTTGCTTTAGGCGATTTACATGCAGTTATGGGTGATGGTGAAGTTTGCGTGACAGGTGTAGAAATTCCTGCTGAAGTTTCTGTTTTATTCAACATAATAAAAGATAAAAATTGGAAATTACCTATGGTGAAAACTGAAAAAAAGATTTATACGTTAGCTTCAAAACTATCTTTAGATGAAGCTTCAATAGAAGCAACAAAAAATATGGTGCATTTTTTGAGCCAAGAATACAAATTGAGTAAAGAAAAAGCTATGTTCTTACTTAGCGCTACTGGAAATCTTCAAATTTGCCAAGTGGTTGATCCTTTAAAAACTGTAAGAATGGAACTACCTTTAGAACTTCTAAAACAGACACTTTAA